A window from Symbiopectobacterium purcellii encodes these proteins:
- a CDS encoding ABC transporter ATP-binding protein, with protein sequence MIVFSALQIRRGVRVLLDNASATINPGQKVGLVGKNGCGKSTLLSLLKGEMSADGGSAMFPSNWALAWVNQETPALDVPAIDYVIDGDREFRQLEVELQHANDINDGNAIARAHGKLDAIQAWSIPARAASLLDGLGFTQTQLQQPVRDFSGGWRMRLNLAQALICRSDLLLLDEPTNHLDLDAVIWLEKWLKSYPGTLVLISHDRDFLDPIVNKILHIEQETLFEYTGNYSSFERQRATRLAQQQALYEHQQERVAHLQHYIDRFRAQATKAKQAQSRIKMLERMELIAPAHVDNPFRFSFRAPESLPNPLLRMEKVSAGYGDKLILESIKLNLVPGSRIGLLGHNGAGKSTLIKLLAGELAPLHGEIGLAKGVKLGYFAQHQLEFLRADESPLQHLVRLAERETEQQLRDYLGGFGFQGDKVTEVTERFSGGEKARLVLALVVWQRPNLLLLDEPTNHLDLDMRQALTEALIDFEGALVVVSHDRHLIRSTTDDLYLVHDRKVEPFDGDLEDYQQWLTDVQRQNSAAESIDKPTSTNNAQARKDQKRREAELRTQTQPLRKKIAQYEQQMEKLAEALAKVEARLSDSELYDQSRKAELTGCLQQQATLKGEQEEAEMAWLDAQEQLEQMLNEG encoded by the coding sequence ATGATTGTTTTCTCCGCTTTGCAAATTCGGCGCGGCGTGCGCGTCTTGCTTGATAACGCCAGCGCCACCATCAATCCAGGCCAAAAGGTCGGGTTAGTCGGTAAAAACGGCTGCGGCAAATCCACGCTACTCTCGTTGTTAAAAGGCGAGATGAGTGCCGATGGCGGCAGCGCCATGTTTCCGAGTAACTGGGCATTGGCCTGGGTCAATCAGGAAACGCCCGCGCTGGATGTGCCTGCCATTGACTATGTTATTGACGGCGATCGTGAATTTCGCCAGTTAGAAGTTGAACTTCAGCACGCCAACGACATTAACGATGGTAATGCCATCGCCCGTGCACACGGCAAACTGGATGCGATTCAAGCCTGGAGCATTCCTGCGCGTGCCGCCAGCTTGCTCGATGGACTTGGCTTTACCCAGACCCAATTACAGCAGCCGGTACGTGATTTTTCCGGCGGATGGCGCATGCGCCTTAACCTGGCCCAGGCACTGATTTGCCGTTCCGATCTGCTGCTGCTCGACGAACCGACCAACCACCTCGATCTGGACGCGGTGATCTGGCTGGAGAAATGGCTGAAAAGCTATCCGGGCACGCTGGTGCTAATCTCCCACGATCGCGACTTCCTCGATCCTATCGTTAACAAGATCCTGCACATTGAGCAAGAGACGCTGTTCGAATACACCGGTAACTACTCCTCGTTCGAACGTCAGCGCGCTACACGTTTGGCACAACAGCAGGCTTTGTATGAACACCAGCAAGAGCGCGTGGCGCACTTGCAACACTATATTGACCGCTTCCGTGCACAGGCCACCAAAGCCAAGCAGGCGCAAAGCCGGATTAAAATGCTAGAACGCATGGAGCTTATCGCCCCGGCACACGTCGACAATCCGTTCCGCTTCAGTTTCCGCGCGCCAGAATCGCTGCCGAATCCGCTGCTGCGCATGGAGAAGGTGAGCGCAGGCTACGGTGACAAACTGATTCTTGAATCCATCAAGCTCAACCTGGTGCCAGGCTCACGCATTGGTCTGCTAGGGCACAACGGTGCCGGTAAATCTACGTTGATCAAGCTGTTAGCGGGTGAACTGGCCCCGTTGCACGGCGAAATCGGGCTGGCGAAGGGCGTAAAACTTGGCTATTTTGCCCAGCATCAGCTTGAGTTTCTGCGTGCGGATGAATCTCCGTTGCAACACCTCGTCCGTTTGGCAGAACGGGAAACCGAGCAGCAACTGCGCGATTATCTCGGCGGCTTCGGTTTTCAAGGCGATAAAGTGACGGAAGTGACCGAGCGTTTCTCGGGTGGCGAAAAAGCCCGCCTGGTACTGGCACTGGTCGTGTGGCAACGCCCTAACCTGCTGTTGCTCGATGAACCGACCAACCACCTCGATTTGGACATGCGCCAGGCACTGACAGAAGCGTTGATCGATTTCGAAGGTGCGCTGGTGGTGGTCTCCCACGATCGACACCTGATCCGATCCACCACGGACGATCTCTATCTGGTGCACGATCGCAAAGTGGAGCCGTTTGATGGCGATCTGGAGGATTACCAGCAATGGCTGACGGACGTGCAGCGCCAAAACAGCGCCGCTGAATCCATCGATAAGCCCACCTCAACCAACAACGCACAGGCGCGCAAGGACCAAAAGCGGCGCGAAGCAGAGCTGCGCACTCAAACCCAGCCGTTGCGTAAAAAGATTGCTCAGTATGAGCAGCAGATGGAGAAACTCGCCGAGGCGTTGGCAAAAGTCGAAGCGCGTTTATCAGACAGCGAACTGTACGACCAAAGCCGCAAAGCTGAACTGACGGGATGTCTGCAACAGCAGGCCACACTCAAAGGCGAACAGGAGGAGGCAGAAATGGCCTGGCTGGACGCACAAGAGCAGCTAGAACAGATGCTGAATGAGGGGTAG